The Cryptococcus gattii WM276 chromosome B, complete sequence genome has a segment encoding these proteins:
- a CDS encoding Palmitoyl-protein thioesterase, putative (Similar to TIGR gene model, INSD accession AAW40697.1): protein MRDFRFTPILALFFSNWAFAALSSDQLILSSSNARPRPLVIWHGLGDTALSTGIENFIDMVQTIHPGIFVHSVQIPEDGSPDDERKAGFWGNAGDQGEEGCEQIKRIPELAEGFDGIGFSQGGLFLRYYTQYCNGPPIHNLITFGTPHYGISALIPCPTPPTLSCLLAARAARAGIYRPWAQNHLVQAAYFRDTERLDEFYEVNEFVRDLNGERPFAKHQDIEEINRRKGKRGEGKGLKGLDNLVAIIFDDDRTVSPAQSSHFATYAPNNKTEIIPLHKQPLYKEDWIGLKGLEQKGGLRLEHCPGEHMDLGGEKGCGEIMVSKWVGWV, encoded by the exons ATGAGGGACTTTCGCTTCACTCCCATCTTGGCCTTGTTCTTCTCCAACTGGGCCTTTGCAGCCCTGTCTTCGGACCAGCTAATTCTCTCTAGCAGCAATGCCAGACCCAGGCCCCTTGTAATCTG GCATGGTCTGGGAGATACAGCTCTCTCAACAGGAATTGAAAACTTCATCGACATGGTTCAAACCATTCACCCGGGTATCTTTGTTCATTCTGTACAGATCCCTGAAGATGGAAGCCCTGATGACGAACGTAAGGCTGGATTT TGGGGCAATGCTGGTGATcaaggtgaagaagggtgCGAGCAGATCAAACGGATACCAGAGCTTGCAGAAGGT TTTGATGGGATCGGCTTTTCACAAGGTGGTCTCTTCTTGAGATACTACACCCAGTACTGTAATGGCCCTCCAATCCATAACCTCATCACTTTCGGAACGCCCCACTACGGCATCTCCGCTCTCATCCCTTGCCCCACTCCTCCCACCTTGTCGTGCTTACTAGCAGCTCGGGCGGCTCGCGCTGGTATATATAGACCATGGGCCCAAAACCACTTGGTCCAGGCTGCTTACTTTAGGGATACAGAGCGGTTGGACGAGTTTTATGAAGTCAATGAATTTGTAAGGGATCTCAACGGGGAACGACCATTCGCAAAACACCAGGACATCGAAGAAATCAACCGAAGAAAAGGcaagagaggagaaggaaaaggtCTCAAGGGGTTGGATAACCTTGTAGCTATTATTTTCGATGACGATA GGACGGTTTCCCCAGCCCAGTCTTCCCATTTTGCGACCTATGCGCCCAATAATAAGACCGAAATTATCCCTCTTCATAAACAGCCTCTCTACAAGGAAGACTGGATCGGGCTTAAAGGTCTAGAGCAAAAGGGTGGTTTGAGACTAGAGCACTGTCCAGGAGAACATATGGATCTTGGTGGAGAAAAGGGATGCGGTGAAATAATGGTTAGTAAATGGGTTGGTTGGGTCTGA
- a CDS encoding ATP dependent DNA helicase, putative (Similar to TIGR gene model, INSD accession AAW40698.1): MAEQQLSQGNLPVFDDDLVADRTRQFVEFLDDETQATYNYRESIKRMLDDEQVRLIVDLNHIRSYERSYADGLLLQPMEYVPALDAALTQLVQSLHNPTKHKIEDKQFYVGLIGSFGQQHCNPRTLRSHQIGKMVSLEGIVTRCSLVRPKMLRSVHWSPQTLKFHARTYNDSTTIAPSATLTGTTTVIPKDDGNGHPLLMEYGLSTFRDYQTIGIQEMPERAPAGQLPRSLEVVLADDLVDCCKPGDRIQLVGVYKSSGGGAGARGFITSIIANNVILLSSKQGGGIAQTPLTDTDIRNINTQARRKNVFQLLSQSLAPSIFGHDYIKQAVLLLLLGGEEKNLDNGGHIRGDINILMVGDPSTAKSQMLRFILNTAPLAIATTGRGSSGVGLTAAVTTDKDTGERRLEAGAMVLADRGVVCIDEFDKMSEIDRVAIHEVMEQQTVTIAKAGIHTSLNARCSVVAAANPIYGQYDVHKDPHRNIALPDSLLSRFDLLFVVTDDTDEQRDRMISEHVLRMHRYIQPGAEEGTPPIENLEQNLDVGGDVVESRTSETPVFEKFNPLLHSGVTTTSGRGANKKKEVLSIAFVKKYIQYAKSRIHPVLTKGAADWIVNVYSSLRNDDMAANQKRTSPLTARTLETLIRLSTAHAKARLSTRVDERDAMAAEEILRFALFKEVVRPERRKRRKINHAGQSVEVDSDEEEEEEEELQAGVERMSMNGDVGVTESQRERAREKNRRVEGQAPGPLPEDDEDFEMREAEESLALQEGPPSPPAIPEAAIELTNERLDLFRSKLSHVFEESLDDNGAIEFVELMPKINEGMAEGEVFSVGEMKQALVRMDEKSEVMFGEDQTIYKI, from the exons ATGGCAGAGCAGCAACTGTCCCAGGGGAATTTACCCGTCTTCGACGATGACCTTGTCGCTGACAGGACTCGACAGTTCGTAGAGTTCCTCGACGATGAG ACCCAAGCAACGTACAACTATCGCGAATCTATCAAGCGTATGCTGGACGACGAACAGGTCAGATTGATTGTCGACCTCAACCATATTCGCTCTTATGAGCGTTCATATGCGGACGGATTGTTGCTGCAGCCCATGGAGTACGTGCCAGCACTGGACGCAGCATTGACGCAGCTCGTCCAGAGTTTGCACAATCCCACAAAGCATAAGATTGAGGACAAGCAAT TTTACGTCGGACTGATTGGTTCTTTCGGTCAACAGCACTGCAACCCCAGAACACTTAGAAGTCACCAAATAGGCAAAATGGTCAGCTTGGAGGGTATTGTCACCCGTTGTTCCCTTGTGCGACCAAAGATGCTCCGGTCCGTGCACTGGTCACCGCAAACCCTAAAGTTTCACGCTAGAACATACAACGACTCCACCACCATTGCTCCTTCAGCCACCCTTACCGGCACAACCACTGTGATTCCCAAGGACGACGGTAATGGCCACCCCTTGCTTATGGAATACGGACTTTCCACTTTTAGAGATTATCAAACAATTGGCATCCAAGAAATGCCTGAGCGTGCACCTGCTGGTCAGCTGCCTAGAAGCCTTGAGGTTGTTCTGGCGGACGATTTGGTTGACTGTTGTAAGCCTGGTGACCGAATCCAACTTGTCGGTGTCTACAAGAGCTCTGGTGGTGGAGCTGGCGCCAGAGGTTTCATAACCTCCATCATTGCCAACAATgtcatcctcctctcctccaaACAAGGCGGTGGTATTGCCCAAACCCCTTTGACCGATACTGATATTCGAAACATTAACACTCAAGCTCGACGAAAGAATGTCTTCCAGCTCCTTTCCCAATCCCTCGCACCTTCAATCTTCGGTCATGACTACATCAAGCAAGCTGTGTTGCTTTTGCTTCTCGGTGGTGAAGAGAAAAATCTTGACAACGGTGGTCACATTCGAGGTGACATCAACATTCTCATGGTTGGTGACCCATCAACTGCCAAATCCCAAATGCTTCGATTCATCCTCAACACCGCCCCCCTTGCTATTGCCACCACCGGTCGAGGGAGCTCTGGTGTTGGTCTCACCGCCGCCGTTACCACTGACAAGGACACGGGTGAACGTCGACTCGAAGCGGGTGCGATGGTGCTCGCTGACCGCGGTGTGGTTTGTATCGATGAGTTTGACAAGATGTCCGAGATTGACCGAGTCGCCATCCACGAAGTAATGGAACAGCAGACGGTTACCATTGCCAAGGCTGGTATCCACACTTCATTGAATGCACGGTGCAGTGTTGTTGCCGCCGCTAACCCTATTTATGGTCAA TACGATGTGCACAAGGATCCCCACAGGAACATTGCCCTTCCGGACTCTTTGCTCTCCCGTTTCGATTTGCTCTTTGTCGTAACCGATGATACCGACGAACAACGAGATCGTATGATTTCCGAGCACGTTTTGAGGATGCACCGGTACATCCAGCCCGGTGCGGAGGAAG GCACTCCTCCCATTGAGAACCTTGAACAAAACCTCGACGTTGGCGGTGACGTTGTTGAGTCACGTACTTCTGAAACTCCCGTCTTCGAAAAGTTTAaccctcttctccactCTGGTGTGACGACCACTTCCGGTCGAGGTGCCaacaagaagaaagaagtTTTAAGTATCGCCTTTGTGAAGAAGTATATCCAGTATGCGAAAAGCAGGATTCATCCCGTTTTGACCAAGGGTGCGGCCGACTGGATTGTCAATGTTTACAGCTCTTTGCGTAATGACGATATGGCCGCGAATCAAAAAAGG ACTTCCCCTCTTACCGCTCGTACCCTTGAAACCCTCATTCGTCTCTCTACCGCCCACGCCAAAGCCCGTCTCTCGACCCGAGTTGATGAGCGCGATGCCATGGCCGCCGAAGAAATCCTCCGTTTCGCTCTTTTCAAAGAAGTTGTCCGCCCCGAGCGTCGAAAGCGTCGGAAGATTAATCATGCCGGTCAGTCTGTCGAGGTTGACtctgatgaagaggaagaggaggaagaggaattACAGGCTGGTGTGGAGAGAATGTCGATGAACGGGGATGTAGGCGTGACCGAATCTCAGAGAGAACGAGCGAGAGAAAAGAACAGACGTGTAGAAGGACAAGCACCAGGCCCTCTGCCAGAGGACGACGAAGATTTCGAGATGCGAGAAGCCGAGGAATCACTTGCTTTGCAAGAAGGACCTCCTTCACCACCCGCCATACCCGAAGCTGCCATCGAACTTACCAACGAACGACTTGACCTCTTCCGCTCAAAATTGTCTCATGTCTTTGAAGAAAGTCTAGACGACAATGGCGCCATTGAGTTTGTGGAGTTGATGCCCAAGATTAACGAAGGTATGGCCGAGGGGGAAGTCTTCAGTGTGGGAGAGATGAAGCAAGCATTGGTACGAATGGATGAGAAGAGTGAGGTCATGTTTGGAGAGGATCAAACGATCTATAAGATTTAA
- a CDS encoding Hsp90 cochaperone, putative; Sti1p (Similar to TIGR gene model, INSD accession AAW40699.1) gives MSDAAALKAEANKAFAAKDYTTAAKLYSDAIVLDPSNHVLYSNRSATKAGLKDYEGALEDAEKTIELDPSFSKGYARKGAALHGLRRFPDAVMAYESGLQAEPNNAACVKGLSEVKRAMDTDSSSPFAPGGDMGLGKIFSDPSMISKLENHPKTSALMKDATFRANMLQLQASGGRNMSTLMGDPRTLTALGVLMGIDIDAMERPEGSNEYPPSSSSAPEPTPAAGPKTEEPKKQPEPPSEPEAEPMEVEEDEEAKAKKEAEGLKSQGNTAYKARKFDEAIEFYNRAWDLYPKDVTFLTNLSAVYFEQGEYQKSIETCEKAVEEGRELRADYKVFAKAYGRIGSSYSKLGDLAQAIKFFQKSLTEHRTPDILTKLREAEKAKAEADKQAYIDPEKAEKAREEGNEAFKKGDFAGAQKHYSEAIKRLPSDPRAYNNRAACYTKLLALPEALKDAETAISIDPTFIKAYIRKALVQEGMKEYTAALETLQKATEADVEKKHTRELETNMMKLMNEIQQQRSSETEEQTYARAMRDPEVAEIMNDPVMRQILSDAQQNPRALNDHMKNPMIAQKIQKLINAGIIRTR, from the exons ATGTCAGAC GCCGCCGCTCTCAAAGCCGAAGCCAACAAGGCCTTTGCCGCCAAAGACTACACCACTGCCGCTAAGCTCTATTCTGACGCCATCGTTCTCGACCCTTCAAACCACGTCCTCTACTCCAACAGGTCGGCCACCAAGGCTGGTTTGAAGGACTATGAAGGTGCTCTAGAAGATGCCGAGAAG ACTATCGAGCTCGacccttccttctccaagGGATACGCCCGTAAGGGTGCTGCCCTACACGGTCTCCGTAGATTTCCCGACGCCGTCATGGCTTACGAATCCGGTCTCCAGGCTGAGCCCAACAACGCCGCCTGTGTCAAGGGTCTCTCTGAAGTCAAACGGGCCATGGACACTGActcatcctctcctttcGCCCCGGGGGGCGACATGGGCCTCGGCAAGATCTTCAGTGACCCCAGCATGATCTCGAAGCTCGAGAACCACCCCAAGACCAGTGCCCTGATGAAGGACGCTACCTTCCGAGCGAACATGCTCCAGTTGCAGGCGAGCGGTGGCAGGAACATGTCCACTCTGATGGGAGATCCCAGGACCTTGACTGCTTTGGGTGTTTTGATGGGCATCGATATT GACGCTATGGAGCGACCTGAAGGCTCTAATGAGTAccctccctcttcctcttccgcTCCTGAACCCACTCCTGCTGCCGGCCCCAAGACCGAGGAACCCAAGAAGCAGCCTGAACCCCCCTCTGAACCTGAGGCTGAACCAATGgaggttgaagaagatgaggaagcCAAGGCCAAGAAAGAGGCCGAGGGGCTCAAGTCGCAGGGTAACACTGCTTACAAGGCTCGCAAGTTTGATGAAGCCATCGAGTTTTACAACAGGGCCTGGGACCTCTACCCTAAGGATGTCACTTTCCTTACCAACTTGTCTG CTGTGTACTTTGAGCAGGGCGAATACCAGAAATCTATTGAGACCTGTGAAAAAGCCGTTGAGGAAGGTCGTGAACTCCGTGCCGACTACAAGGTCTTTGCCAAGGCGTACGGACGTATCGGCAGCTCTTATTCCAAGCTTGGCGACCTTGCCCAGGCTATCAAATTCTTCCAAAAGTCTCTCACTGAGCACCGTACCCCCGACATCCTCACCAAGTTGAGAGAAGCGGAAAAGGCCAAGGCCGAGGCTGACAAGCAGGCTTATATTGATCCCGAGAAGGCCGAGAAGGCGAGAGAGGAGGGTAACGAGGCGTTCAAGAAGGGAGACTTTGCCGGTGCGCAAAAGCACTACTCTGAGGCCATTAAGCGACTCCCTTCCGACCCTCGAGCGTACAATAACCGAGCTGCTTGTTACACCAAGCTTCTCGCCTTGCCTGAGGCCCTCAAGGACGCCGAAACAGCCATCTCCATCGACCCTACTTTCATCAAGGCTTATATCCGAAAGGCTCTTGTGCAAGAGGGTATGAAGGAGTACACTGCCGCTTTGGAAACTTTGCAAAAGGCTACCGAGGCAGatgtggagaagaagcaTACTAGGGAACTGGAGACCAACATGATGAAGCTTATGAACGAGATTCAGCAGCAAAGGAGTAGCGAGACTGAGGAGCAGACTTATGCGAGAGCTATGAGGGATCCCGAGGTCGCGGAGATCATGAACGACCCGGTCATGAGAC AGATCCTTTCAGACGCCCAACAGAACCCCAGAGCGCTCAACGATCACATGAAAAACCCTATG ATCGCTCAGAAGATTCAAAAGCTCATCAACGCTGGTATCATCCGAACCCGATAG